A stretch of DNA from Bremerella alba:
GAGGGGGACTCGTCGGAAGTCGCCATGGCTGAGGCGATTAAGTTTTTAGAGAAGCATAAAGATGGCGACAAACCGATGTTTGCGGTCGTGTGGTTTGGTACACCGCACGCTCCTTTTAAGGCGCTCGATGACGACAAGACTCCATTCGGCAACCTCACCGCCGACTCCGAAAATCATTATGGCGAACTTGTAGCCATGGATCGTAGTATCGGCACACTCCGGTCCGCGTTACGCGAAATGAAAATCGCGGACGATACCTTGTTTGTCTTCTGTAGCGATAACGGTGGCTTGCCCCGGATTGAACCTGACACAGTCGGCGGACTGCGTGGCAAAAAGGGTAGCGTTTATGAAGGAGGTCTCCGGGTTCCAGCAATCATTGAATGGCCATCGATGATTCAACCACGCATCAGCAGCTATCCAGCGTGTACCACGGATCTCTTCCCTACCGTCGCTGACTTGCTAGGCCTACCCGAAGACGTGTTCGTCAAACCGCTGGACGGCGTCAGCTTAACACCACTTCTTGCTGATGATATCGGGCCGCGCGAGCAACCCATTGGCTTCCGATTTCAGAAACAGGGCGCCTGGGTCGACAACGACTGGAAACTGGTAGCGACCCACCGGGGGCAAAGGAACAAATTTGAACTTTATAACTTGAAGGACGATCCACACGAGCAAAAGGATCTTTCCCAAGCACAGCCTGAACGGCTCGCAAAATTACAAGAGGCATACCAGGCTTGGGACACAGGCGTTCAGGCGAGTTATGCCGGAGATGATTACGCTGCTGGAAAGCTGACCGAATCTGATCCCGAACCCCATTTCTGGACGATCGACCCTCGCTACAAGAAGTACCTGCCCGAGTGGAAGGACCGCTGGGAGTACCGCTCCCATATCCAAAAAGCCCTGAAAAACTGATGGCCGATTAGCCACCGTTGCAGCAGGCAATTGGCCCGTTAAGGGAAATGCTAAAGATCGCACTCACGGACTGCGATCTTTTTTATTATTTTCCCGATTAAACCTTAGTAAGGCACAGGCCTGCCGTACGACCTTCTTATGAAGAGCGACTCCTTATCTTGCTCTCCACTTTCCTTAACACGTCTCATACTCTTTTCGCTTTTCAACAACATGCTCTGTTGACCCAGCTAGCCAGCACATGGGAATTCAGGCAGCCCTTTCTGGTTTGCATTAGCCCTCCAGACCTGCGGTTCATCTCTCTTATACTTCTTATCTATTCAGGAATTGCACAATGCCCTTTCAATCTTCTACGATTATCCGTCGTGGCTTCACACTCGTTGAGCTGTTGGTGGTCATCGCAATTATTGGTGTCCTGATTGCATTGCTTTTGCCAGCAGTACAACAGGCACGTGAGTCCGCTCGTCGCACCCAATGCGTCAATAATCTGAAACAGGTAGGACTCGCTGTCCACAACTTCCACGACACTTTCGGCGAACTGCCGCCTTCACGGATTCAATATGAATATCTGGGATGGTCTGCGCTGCTGCTTCCCTTCATGGAACAGACAAACCTCTACGATCAACTCGACCTGAAAAAGAAATACAAAGACCAAACCACCCTTGTCCAGCAAGCCAGTGTTGGCGGCTACGTTTGTCCTAGCCGCCACCAGGAAGGTGATCTGACGGAAAAGGTTCAGGCCATCAACGCTGACAATGGTGCGGTTTGGGACTACGCCACTGTTTGTGGTCCCAGTGGCGACAACTCTATCATTCGTCAATTTGGCAAGGAAAAAGGGATGCTTGTTGTCGCGAAAGGCAATAAGGACAAATACAGCAGTCAGACCGGTTTTGCCTCGGTGACCGACGGTTTAACCAACACAATCATGATCGGCGAACGTCATGTTCAAGTCGACAATCTGAAAGACGAAACAACCGGACACGATGGCCCATTACTTAGTGGCTGGGCATATACCACCATGCGGGCCGCCGGTCCTGATTACCCTCTAGCCAGCAACATGCGGGATGATGTCGATGGAGTGGAACATCTTGTTTTCGGCAGTTTTCATCCAGGGATTACTAACTTTGTCATGGGAGATGCGAGCGTACGTCCTATCCAGGTCAATATCGATGAAGACAATCTTGGCCGATTGGCAAGCCGCGATGACGGCGAAGTGATCAGCGTCGAGTTTTAGTCGATTGTCATCCCTGGTTCTTTAACGATTGCTTTAGGAGGTTCGCCCCACTGTGAATGCTTCAACACTTCATCGCCATCTCTGGATCGGTATGGTTGCCCTATCCTTTATTTCCCTTGTTGGCTGCGAAGCTTCGGTGGCCACCCACCCCGTTTCCGGCAAGGTAGTGCTTGCTGATGGATCGCCGGTAGGTGGAGGCATTATCAAGTTTCGCACGAAGTCAGACGAAGGGGAAACTGTCAAAGCTCACGGGCAAATTCAACCGGACGGGTCCTTTCAACTAACGACCTTTCAAGATGGCGACGGTGCCCTGGAAGGAGAGCATGAAGCGATCCTTTTCAGCCCAGCGACGGGAGATGGCCATAACGCCGTAGCCGCTCCCAATTTTCCGACCAAATACCGAAAGTACGAAACGTCTGGACTTAAATTTCAAGTGGGTCCAGGCGAGAACGATTTCGTCATTCAACTCGGAACTCGCTAAGGTTCGAGCCTGTATGGTTTTACCCGTAAGGTGCTAGGAAGCCCCTTTATTCATTCGTTTTTATCCAGATTTCTTTAGTAAACTACCTTTAATGCGTACGATTAAAGGGTAAGAGCCCATTGATCTCTTGTTGTATATAGGCTCATCCCCCCCGAAAAAACGCCTTCCGTAAGTTATGCCCTACGATTTTCCAGAACGTTCTCCGCTCGACGACGCGGCGCAAGATCAGCGTTACGCGGACTTTCTGGCATATTTCTCCACGGACTGTGATCGGCTACATGCCTATATTTATTCCTTACTACCTCATCACGCGGACGCAGACGACGTCTTCCAGCGATGCAGTCTGCTCTTATGGAAGAAGTTTGAAACCTTCGATCAGCAACGAGATTTCCTCTCGTGGGCGTGTGGCGTAGCATTTTACGAAGTGAAGAATTTTTTGCGGACCGCCCAACGCGATCGCCTGCAATTTAGCGAAACGTTGTTAGACCTTCTGGCAGAACAACGAAGCGACGATCTAGCGAGTGCGCCTGATCACTTGGCGGCTCTTCGCCTATGCGTCAAAGAGCTGACCGATCGCCAACAACAATTGGTCTGGAAAGCATACGGCAGCGCGACCACGGTGGCCGACCTGGCTGCCGCATCGGGACGTTCGGCCCAGACACTTTACAATCAGTTGGCAACCATTCGCCGCAAACTGGCCCAGTGTGTCCAGATGCGACTCGCCGCCTCAGGAGAGGACGCATGACTTACGACCTCAACAAACGCCTGGCTGAACTATCGCATCGTAGTGTTCACAATAGCCTGACGGCTGAAGAGCACGCCGAGTTGGAGGAACTGCTTTTAACCAGTCCGGAAACTCGGGACGAGTATTTTCTTCTCTTGGACCTGGAATATGGCCTCGCCAAGTTGGCCGTCGAAGAAACCGGCCGCCAGTCGCTCAGTTTGCCAGAAGCCGTGGTTCGCCCTGCGAATCAAAAACGCGAACAGCCGGTAGTAACGCCCCTCCGAGTCGGCTACTGGCCGTTATTAGCTTTGACTCTGGTAGGCCTTCTGGTTGCTCCGGTGGTGTATTGGACCGCTAGTCAAACTTCGGTGGCCCAGGGCGATCACCAAGTAGAAGGGAAGTCAAAGGAAGCTCGATCGGGTCCAGAGATCGCCCCTGCCGTTGCGGCGATGCAAATCGTGCAACTCGCCAGAAGTCGCTTCTTCGGCGAACCGCGTGCCTTCGCTCCCGGCGATACGCTTGCCCTGAATCATGACTATGCCTTGGTCGAAGGAAGTGTTCAGCTTCGCAGTCGCACCGGAGCTGAAATGATCGTCCAAGCCCCTGCCGTTTTTACCGTCCATTCTGCGGAACGGGTTCTGCTTAAAGTAGGTGAGTGTTCGGTCTATGCCCCCAAGGGCGCCGAAGGCTTTCGTGTCCTGACCCCGCAGGCCGAAGTTGTGGACAAAGGTACCCGGTTCTCGATCAGCGTTAACGAATCTGGCGAAGCGGATGTCGAAGTCATTGAAGGAGCCGCCGAGGTATTCACTACTCAGGAAACCAGCGAACCGATTCACACCGGGCTACTTCTCGAAGCAGGAGAAGGACGCGTGATTAACTCTATGGGAGAAGTTGTCGCCGGCGATGGATCGCAGTTTGGTCGCACTTATAAGTCGATCTTGCCTGACCGTATCATCTCATTTGACGTTACTCCAAAGGAAGATCCAGAGCCTGACAAGCTTCTGATGGTTACCGCACAGCGGGGCGGAAAAACAGTTTCCTACGATGTGAACCAACTCATTGGTTTCGATTTGATTCACTTCAAAGTCAATCAAAACATTAACAATCTGACTACACCTCTGCTAAGTGTTGATCCGAAACACGGAGATGACACACGTCGCCGAGCAGAGTACTTGGATCGCGACCATTGTCTTTGTACCGGTATCTTGAATCCAGGCGGAAGCGCAACCCCTTTAACGTCGGATCCAGATATCAACAATGAAGACCTCAACAAGCGTACACCGGGCCTGGCGGTCCGTTTCCATGAGCCTATTGTCAATGGCCCCGGGGCTGATATCGTCTTCTTCGACCTGCACGTGGTAGTCCACCCCGAGGACGGCGATCCCTTTCACGTGTCGCCTACTCATTTCGAGCCCGGCTTGAAATCCCACACCATTGGCGAGTATGACATCTCGCTCGTCGATCATGGCTCGCATCAACTCAGTAGTTTTCGGTTGTATGGATTTGATCGCCGTATTCGTAGCCTGGACGAACTTTGCCAATCGAATCACAACGGCGGCGTCCCCCACGCGGTCCCGGCCAAAGTGATCGCAACCGGCATCGATCTATCAGACCTCGGGTATCCAAAAGGTGCCGAGGTTCGCGAGTTGTTCATCCAGGATGCGATGGACGACGAGAACTACATCGACCCCGTGTTTATCGGCGGATTCCCACCCGTTTCTTCCACCTCGCCCGCAGAGCCCACCTCAACGGAAGAGTAAGTCATGCCTAATACCCTTCGCCCTCTCACATCACTAGCACTGCTGCTTTTGATGGGAATGATTTCGCCCATATTGGCGGCGGATGAAAATAAACAAGCGATCTTTTTCGAAACGAAAATCCGCCCTTTGCTGG
This window harbors:
- a CDS encoding sulfatase family protein, whose amino-acid sequence is MTRITVLAVTCLIASGLSVANAQTADSQKRPHIIFVMADDMGWGQTGYRNHPVLKTPNLDLMAANGLRLERFYAGCCVCSPTRASVLTGRSPVRSGVLTHGYALRHQEKTIAQALKAAGYVTGHFGKWHLNGLRGPGVPILAEDTYGPGHFGFDEWVSVTNFFEVDPLMSRQGKFEQMEGDSSEVAMAEAIKFLEKHKDGDKPMFAVVWFGTPHAPFKALDDDKTPFGNLTADSENHYGELVAMDRSIGTLRSALREMKIADDTLFVFCSDNGGLPRIEPDTVGGLRGKKGSVYEGGLRVPAIIEWPSMIQPRISSYPACTTDLFPTVADLLGLPEDVFVKPLDGVSLTPLLADDIGPREQPIGFRFQKQGAWVDNDWKLVATHRGQRNKFELYNLKDDPHEQKDLSQAQPERLAKLQEAYQAWDTGVQASYAGDDYAAGKLTESDPEPHFWTIDPRYKKYLPEWKDRWEYRSHIQKALKN
- a CDS encoding DUF1559 domain-containing protein — its product is MPFQSSTIIRRGFTLVELLVVIAIIGVLIALLLPAVQQARESARRTQCVNNLKQVGLAVHNFHDTFGELPPSRIQYEYLGWSALLLPFMEQTNLYDQLDLKKKYKDQTTLVQQASVGGYVCPSRHQEGDLTEKVQAINADNGAVWDYATVCGPSGDNSIIRQFGKEKGMLVVAKGNKDKYSSQTGFASVTDGLTNTIMIGERHVQVDNLKDETTGHDGPLLSGWAYTTMRAAGPDYPLASNMRDDVDGVEHLVFGSFHPGITNFVMGDASVRPIQVNIDEDNLGRLASRDDGEVISVEF
- a CDS encoding sigma-70 family RNA polymerase sigma factor, whose protein sequence is MPYDFPERSPLDDAAQDQRYADFLAYFSTDCDRLHAYIYSLLPHHADADDVFQRCSLLLWKKFETFDQQRDFLSWACGVAFYEVKNFLRTAQRDRLQFSETLLDLLAEQRSDDLASAPDHLAALRLCVKELTDRQQQLVWKAYGSATTVADLAAASGRSAQTLYNQLATIRRKLAQCVQMRLAASGEDA
- a CDS encoding FecR domain-containing protein, with product MTYDLNKRLAELSHRSVHNSLTAEEHAELEELLLTSPETRDEYFLLLDLEYGLAKLAVEETGRQSLSLPEAVVRPANQKREQPVVTPLRVGYWPLLALTLVGLLVAPVVYWTASQTSVAQGDHQVEGKSKEARSGPEIAPAVAAMQIVQLARSRFFGEPRAFAPGDTLALNHDYALVEGSVQLRSRTGAEMIVQAPAVFTVHSAERVLLKVGECSVYAPKGAEGFRVLTPQAEVVDKGTRFSISVNESGEADVEVIEGAAEVFTTQETSEPIHTGLLLEAGEGRVINSMGEVVAGDGSQFGRTYKSILPDRIISFDVTPKEDPEPDKLLMVTAQRGGKTVSYDVNQLIGFDLIHFKVNQNINNLTTPLLSVDPKHGDDTRRRAEYLDRDHCLCTGILNPGGSATPLTSDPDINNEDLNKRTPGLAVRFHEPIVNGPGADIVFFDLHVVVHPEDGDPFHVSPTHFEPGLKSHTIGEYDISLVDHGSHQLSSFRLYGFDRRIRSLDELCQSNHNGGVPHAVPAKVIATGIDLSDLGYPKGAEVRELFIQDAMDDENYIDPVFIGGFPPVSSTSPAEPTSTEE